The Pseudomonas sp. FP198 genomic interval TACGCCGAGGCCGCCGCCAAGGTCGCACGAACGGTGAATTACCAGAAGGCCGGGCAGGACGCCTTGGCACGCCTGATGTCGGTGAAGTACGAAGGCCGCGACGGTCAGCCTGGTGCCAACGCAGGCAAACCCGTACTGCAAGCGCCGCCTCCGCGCGTCGACGGCGGCAAGCCGGATACCAGCGGCGATCTGTTCACGTTGTTGATGGCGATGATCAACGAGCTGATCGGCGAGGTCGACGTCAAGAAGCTGAAGAGTCGCCTGGCAATGCTCCAGAGCATGGCCGGTGCCAGGCAGCAGGGGCATGAAAAACTGTCCGCCGAATACACCGCTGCCGTCCAGGCGATGGAGGTCGCCGAGGGCGACGTCGGCAGTAGCCAGCAACACCTCGAGCAGTTGCGTGAACGGGTCGCGCATGCCCAGGGACGGCTGGACGAAAGCGAGGCCCGGCTGACGAAGCTCGACCCGCAATCGCCGGAATACACTCGGGAGCTGGCGCGTCGCGACCAGCTCAAAGGCGAGTTGGCGAGCCACACTCAAGCCTTCAAGGTGGCAACCGATGCTCATCTGAAATTGATCGAAGTGGCCAACGCCTGTGCCAAGGCGGTGAGCGAAACAAGCGCAAAAGTGCATGCCTCCGGCATCAACACGCCAGGCGCTCGGCAAGCCGACGAAAAAGCCCTCTCCAGTGCGGCGCAAGCGTTGTTGAGCCGTTTGCAAATCATCGAGCTGCTCGGCGAGTCGGCGCAAAACAAGGAGGAGCTTAACCAGGAGCTTTTCCACGAGCTGCAGGCCAGGCTCCAGGCCCACATGGAACGTGAGTCGGAAAAATACCTGGAGGAAGTCCGCAAGGCCGAGGCGTTGCAGAAAACCATGGGCTGCATCGGCAAGGTCGTCGGGGCGATATTGGCCATTGCAACTATCGCCGCCGGGGTCTTGACCGCCAACCCGGTGCTGATCGCGGTGGGCGTGGTCGGCGCGGCCGTGATGATCGCCGATTCGGTGATCAAGGACCAAACCGGAGTGTCGTTCATGGGCGAAGTCATGAAGCCGCTGACCATCGTCATGCAGGAAGCCATCAAGCTGTTCACCGAGCTCTACACCAGGCTGCTGGTCGGCCTGGGCGTCGATGAGGACAAGGCCCGGGAAATCGCGCAGATCGCCGGCATGATCCAGGGGATCGTCGCGACGCTGGCCGCCGTCGCGCTGGTAGCCGTGGTCGGGGCGCAGGTGATCGGGCCGATGCTCAGCGCCGTCGCTTCGAAACTCGCCTCGATGGTTGCCCAGGCCGCACCCGCGGCGATGCAGGCGATGAAGCAAGTGGCAACCTCGGTGGGCAATACGCTGACCCAGATGCTGACGCAACTGCGCAGCGTCATAACCAACGGCGCCGATCCCGTAACGCTGGCGCGCTATGCCGCCAACCTGGAGATCACCCAGGCAATCACCGAATTCGGCAACGTGGCGGTGCAAGGCGGGTTACAGATCAAGAGCGGCCAGCACCAGGCCCAGGCGGCCGTGCACCTCGCCGATGTGCGGGTGCGCATGGCCATCAGCGAGGAAGTCACCACCTACCTCACCCGAGTGGTCGAGGACTACGGCCAGGCGATGCAGGCCCGTACCCGTCAGATCGAACAACTGTTTGCCGACCTGCAACGAAGCCATTCCGTCAGCCTGCAAATGGCCCGGCACGTCTGACATCCCATCCGACAGGAACCCATCATGACCCTCATTACCACCACGGCCGGGATCGTTCCCGCTGCCGTTCACCACGACTCGTCCAACGACACAGGGCCGAGCGGACCTTCGCGGGACAAGTCCCTCGCGGGTTCGCCGATGCTCGACCGGATCACCGCGAAGCAGGTACTCCAGGACAGCCGGTTCCCGACGCCACCGGTTACGGAGCTGGAAAACCGGATCAACGCCTATCAGCCTACTGAATCCGATCGAAAGGACTTCGATGAAGCCCTGTCGAGGGTCGGCGAAGACGTGCGCAACGACCTGGTGTTTGATCCGGGCGCCTGGGAGAAACACGCCAATGTACTGGTGGCCGCGATCATCGCGTTGAACATCGCCCGGGTCGCCAACGCGCAGTTACGCGGCCACTTCGGCGTCATGGCCGCCGAGGCGGCCAAAGCCCAGGGAGGGGCTATCGTCGAGTCGGGC includes:
- the sctE gene encoding type III secretion system translocon subunit SctE, whose translation is MSEIRTTGHPGHHGPMSRGEAFEKYAEAAAKVARTVNYQKAGQDALARLMSVKYEGRDGQPGANAGKPVLQAPPPRVDGGKPDTSGDLFTLLMAMINELIGEVDVKKLKSRLAMLQSMAGARQQGHEKLSAEYTAAVQAMEVAEGDVGSSQQHLEQLRERVAHAQGRLDESEARLTKLDPQSPEYTRELARRDQLKGELASHTQAFKVATDAHLKLIEVANACAKAVSETSAKVHASGINTPGARQADEKALSSAAQALLSRLQIIELLGESAQNKEELNQELFHELQARLQAHMERESEKYLEEVRKAEALQKTMGCIGKVVGAILAIATIAAGVLTANPVLIAVGVVGAAVMIADSVIKDQTGVSFMGEVMKPLTIVMQEAIKLFTELYTRLLVGLGVDEDKAREIAQIAGMIQGIVATLAAVALVAVVGAQVIGPMLSAVASKLASMVAQAAPAAMQAMKQVATSVGNTLTQMLTQLRSVITNGADPVTLARYAANLEITQAITEFGNVAVQGGLQIKSGQHQAQAAVHLADVRVRMAISEEVTTYLTRVVEDYGQAMQARTRQIEQLFADLQRSHSVSLQMARHV